CGGCAACGACTCCATCAGCGCCCTGAACATGCGGCTGGCGGAGCTGCTCGGCATCTCGCTGGGCACCCAGAACCTGTGCACGAACATCCTGTTTTTCCTGCTGGAATTCTGGTTCGGGCGCAAGTACATCGGCCTTGGCACCTTCGTCAACGGCATCTGCATCGGGTACATCGTCACGGCGTTCTATGACCCCATTCACGCCCACTTCGGCGACGCGCCGTCGCTGGCGGTGCAGTTGGCGTGGGTCATCGCGGCGGTGCTGGTCACGGCGCTGGGCGCTTCGCTCTACCAGACCGCCGACCTCGGCATCGCACCCTACGATTACCTTTCCCTCGGTCTGCGGGACTACACACCCTGCCCGTACTTCGGGTGCCGCATCTTCACCGATGCGCTCAGCGCCCTGCTGTGCTGGCTGCTGGGTGGCCTT
Above is a genomic segment from Faecalibacterium taiwanense containing:
- a CDS encoding YitT family protein translates to MNGTALRKPTARRVVGMVAGIVIIALGIALFKQSHLGNDSISALNMRLAELLGISLGTQNLCTNILFFLLEFWFGRKYIGLGTFVNGICIGYIVTAFYDPIHAHFGDAPSLAVQLAWVIAAVLVTALGASLYQTADLGIAPYDYLSLGLRDYTPCPYFGCRIFTDALSALLCWLLGGLVGLGTLICAFCLGPFIQFFDRTFSQKVLQYKPNN